The following proteins are encoded in a genomic region of Maribacter hydrothermalis:
- a CDS encoding NADPH-dependent 2,4-dienoyl-CoA reductase, producing the protein MTKYKHIFEPIDLGFTTLKNRILMGSMHTGLEEEKNGFDKIATYYADRAKGGVGLIVTGGIAPNVQGWTGPFSARMSTKKHAKHHKVITDAVHKEGGKICMQILHAGRYGYHPFAVAPSAIKSPISPFKPFKLKQSGINRTIRDFVNSAKLSKLAGYDGVEIMGSEGYLINQFIVERTNKRTDNYGGNYGNRMRLPIELVKQTREAVGKEFIIIYRLSMLDLVEKGSTWQEVVALGKEIEKAGATIINTGIGWHEARIPTIATSVPRAAFTWVTKKMKEELSIPLITSNRINMPETAEKILAEGHADMVSMARPFLADPEWVNKAEANKADEINTCIGCNQACLDHVFARKVASCLVNPRACHETELNYNPTEKKKRIAVVGAGPAGLAASTVAAQRGHDVTLFDAEKETGGQFNLAKQIPGKEEFYETIRYFNKQLELHNVTVKLNTRISTEDLENGNFDEVILATGIKPRNPKIEGIEHPKVLNYIDVLKFKKPVGKRVAVIGAGGIGFDVCEYLAHEGESTALNIDAWLKEWGIDKTLEARSGIENVQAEIHPSPREIFMFKRSKGKFGGNLGKTTGWIHRSTLKKKKVQFINEVQYTKIDDEGLHYLQNNKQKFLAVDTIVICAGQLPFKELLEPLQAKGIKVHVIGGADVAAELDAKRAINQACRLAAEV; encoded by the coding sequence ATGACCAAGTACAAACACATTTTTGAACCTATAGACTTAGGCTTTACCACCCTTAAGAATAGAATTTTAATGGGTTCTATGCACACCGGACTAGAAGAGGAAAAAAATGGATTTGATAAAATAGCCACTTATTATGCCGACCGCGCAAAAGGCGGAGTCGGATTAATAGTAACTGGGGGAATAGCACCCAACGTACAAGGTTGGACGGGTCCTTTTTCTGCGCGCATGAGCACTAAAAAACACGCAAAACACCATAAGGTCATTACTGATGCCGTACATAAAGAAGGTGGTAAAATTTGTATGCAAATACTACATGCTGGCAGGTATGGCTATCATCCTTTTGCAGTGGCACCATCTGCTATAAAGTCTCCCATCTCCCCTTTCAAGCCATTTAAGCTTAAACAGTCTGGCATTAATCGTACCATTCGTGATTTTGTGAATTCTGCTAAACTTTCAAAACTAGCAGGTTATGATGGTGTAGAAATTATGGGTTCTGAAGGCTATTTAATTAATCAATTTATTGTAGAAAGAACAAATAAACGTACCGATAATTATGGTGGCAACTATGGAAACCGAATGCGTTTACCGATTGAACTCGTAAAGCAAACACGTGAAGCCGTTGGTAAGGAGTTTATTATTATCTATCGCTTATCAATGTTAGATTTGGTAGAAAAAGGAAGCACTTGGCAAGAAGTGGTTGCATTAGGCAAAGAAATAGAAAAAGCTGGTGCCACTATTATAAATACAGGAATTGGTTGGCATGAAGCACGCATACCCACCATTGCAACATCTGTACCTAGAGCTGCTTTTACATGGGTTACTAAAAAAATGAAAGAGGAATTATCTATACCGTTAATTACTTCGAACAGAATAAATATGCCAGAAACTGCTGAAAAAATTTTAGCGGAAGGCCATGCTGACATGGTTTCTATGGCGCGACCTTTTTTGGCAGATCCAGAATGGGTTAATAAAGCAGAAGCAAATAAGGCAGATGAGATAAATACCTGTATAGGTTGTAATCAGGCTTGTTTAGATCATGTTTTTGCCCGAAAAGTAGCGAGTTGTTTGGTGAATCCGAGAGCATGTCATGAAACGGAGCTAAATTATAACCCAACAGAAAAAAAGAAAAGAATAGCTGTTGTAGGAGCTGGTCCGGCAGGCTTGGCAGCGTCAACTGTAGCAGCACAACGCGGACACGATGTAACGCTCTTTGATGCGGAAAAGGAAACGGGAGGGCAATTTAACCTTGCAAAGCAAATACCCGGTAAAGAAGAATTCTACGAAACCATTCGCTATTTTAATAAACAATTAGAGTTACATAATGTAACTGTGAAATTGAATACAAGAATAAGCACAGAGGATCTTGAAAATGGTAATTTTGATGAAGTCATTTTAGCCACCGGAATAAAACCTAGAAATCCAAAAATAGAAGGTATAGAACATCCTAAAGTACTTAACTACATTGATGTTTTAAAGTTTAAAAAACCAGTAGGTAAACGAGTCGCAGTTATAGGAGCCGGCGGAATTGGTTTTGATGTATGCGAATATTTAGCCCATGAAGGAGAAAGTACTGCTTTAAATATCGATGCATGGCTTAAGGAATGGGGAATTGATAAGACTTTAGAAGCTCGTAGCGGTATTGAAAATGTACAGGCAGAAATACATCCATCGCCGAGAGAGATTTTTATGTTTAAGCGTAGCAAAGGTAAGTTTGGGGGTAATCTAGGTAAAACTACGGGTTGGATTCACCGTTCTACTTTAAAAAAGAAAAAGGTGCAGTTTATTAACGAAGTTCAATATACTAAAATAGACGATGAAGGTTTGCATTACCTACAAAATAACAAGCAGAAGTTTCTAGCAGTCGATACTATAGTTATTTGCGCGGGGCAATTGCCATTTAAAGAGCTTTTAGAGCCATTACAAGCAAAAGGAATAAAAGTACATGTAATTGGCGGTGCCGATGTA
- a CDS encoding RICIN domain-containing protein has protein sequence MITTYFKLQVKSSGQYLNISGGGNTNGTTACQGNTPTTNNFLWKLIDAPGNPGWYLIQVESSGQYLNIFNGGNTNGTVACQGNTPTTDNFLWKPTNAPKNPGYCFFQVKSSGQYLNIFNGGNANGTVACQGNTPTTDNFLWKILFVDATPVTHTVTVSATVANPFPPSISDEEGHNANTAAGDAAMTTLVGPGDVVTWQKGGNISSLDNIFEPVGTDLFIVDPSAENNGTWVGIIGSLPSGAEEAYSITYKIGGTTYTQDPRLRMQPKTK, from the coding sequence ATGATAACTACCTATTTTAAATTACAAGTAAAAAGCAGTGGCCAATATCTTAATATATCAGGTGGAGGAAATACTAATGGTACTACTGCTTGCCAAGGTAACACACCAACTACGAATAACTTTTTATGGAAATTAATAGATGCGCCTGGTAATCCCGGTTGGTATTTAATACAAGTAGAAAGTAGTGGGCAATACTTAAATATTTTTAATGGTGGTAATACAAATGGCACAGTTGCTTGTCAAGGAAATACGCCTACAACAGACAATTTTTTATGGAAACCAACGAATGCCCCTAAAAATCCCGGATACTGCTTTTTTCAAGTAAAAAGTAGTGGGCAATATTTAAATATATTTAATGGCGGCAATGCTAATGGCACCGTGGCCTGTCAAGGTAATACGCCTACAACCGATAATTTTTTATGGAAAATTCTTTTTGTCGATGCTACACCAGTTACACATACGGTTACCGTTAGTGCAACCGTTGCGAATCCGTTTCCGCCAAGCATATCTGATGAAGAAGGTCATAATGCAAATACAGCAGCGGGCGACGCAGCCATGACGACCTTAGTTGGCCCTGGCGATGTAGTAACTTGGCAAAAAGGGGGAAATATCTCGAGTTTAGATAACATTTTTGAACCTGTAGGAACAGATTTATTTATTGTTGATCCTTCAGCAGAAAATAATGGTACTTGGGTTGGTATTATTGGTTCTTTGCCCTCTGGTGCTGAGGAGGCGTATAGTATTACCTACAAGATAGGTGGCACAACTTATACGCAGGACCCTAGGCTTAGAATGCAACCAAAAACAAAATAA
- a CDS encoding adenylate/guanylate cyclase domain-containing protein, which yields MKFGSRAYFLLLSTFLLFCSYALSQDQRIADELAVIYKEDTVQGLEKLDLLNDLSFNEINDFELALKYSEELISLSKLSNNSTYLSYGYFQKGNAKQYSGELEGALEAYFKCAEIAEKENFTPVLGTSYAAIADVYTISNNHKNAMLYYQRAIKTLRQTLRNKEDSVGLATTILNAGDALLTNKKYDSALVYFIESGQFFEQVDYAIGKAYNLGNIGIVYANTGDNELAEQHINHAIGILENFEDYYPVSVYLMTMADIYAEKGEHETAISYAKKSLTLAEQNGLREQIADANLKLSELYEILGDLVVSYGHYKKHITYRDSLLNIEKVQQLADQRTNFEVSQKQIEVELLETQKRNQLIVLGFIGLLLLASLWFYRIISKEKKKSEKLLLNILPKDTAKELKVSGKVKAQQYNSVSVLFTDFKGFTSYSENLSPEELVKTVDFYFSKFDAIIDKHNLEKIKTIGDAYMCVGGLHDSEIDHAQRMVTAAFEIAGFVEETKKDVAASDLTFDIRIGINSGPVVAGVVGTKKFAYDIWGDTVNVASRMESMSEPGRINISNSTFELIKADFNCDYRGEIEAKNRGKIKMYFVQGIKKVDLTVVG from the coding sequence ATGAAATTTGGTAGCAGAGCTTATTTTTTACTTCTAAGTACTTTTTTGTTATTCTGTAGTTATGCCCTTTCTCAAGATCAACGAATTGCAGATGAGCTAGCAGTAATTTATAAAGAAGATACGGTCCAAGGTTTGGAGAAATTGGATTTGCTTAACGACCTGTCGTTTAATGAAATTAATGATTTTGAATTAGCCTTAAAATACTCAGAAGAGCTGATAAGCCTATCAAAATTAAGTAATAATAGTACATACCTTAGCTATGGTTATTTTCAAAAAGGAAATGCAAAGCAATATAGTGGAGAATTGGAAGGTGCTTTAGAAGCCTATTTTAAATGCGCAGAAATAGCAGAAAAAGAAAATTTTACTCCTGTGCTAGGCACGTCTTATGCAGCAATTGCTGATGTCTACACCATTTCTAATAATCATAAAAATGCAATGCTCTATTACCAAAGGGCAATTAAAACACTTAGACAAACCTTACGAAATAAAGAAGACTCCGTAGGTTTGGCAACGACTATTTTGAATGCCGGTGATGCGCTCTTGACTAATAAAAAATATGATTCAGCCTTAGTTTATTTTATAGAATCGGGGCAGTTTTTTGAACAAGTAGATTATGCTATCGGCAAAGCGTATAACTTAGGTAATATTGGAATCGTCTACGCTAATACAGGGGATAACGAACTTGCCGAACAACACATTAACCATGCTATTGGTATTTTGGAAAACTTTGAAGATTATTATCCCGTTAGTGTGTATTTAATGACAATGGCAGATATTTATGCAGAGAAAGGAGAACATGAAACTGCCATTAGTTATGCTAAAAAAAGCTTAACCTTGGCAGAGCAAAATGGTTTACGAGAACAAATAGCGGATGCTAACCTTAAATTATCAGAATTATATGAAATTTTAGGTGACCTAGTGGTTTCTTATGGTCACTACAAAAAGCATATTACTTACAGAGATAGTTTACTCAACATTGAGAAAGTGCAGCAATTGGCAGATCAACGTACCAATTTTGAAGTTTCACAAAAGCAAATAGAAGTTGAATTATTAGAAACACAAAAAAGAAATCAATTAATTGTTTTAGGATTTATTGGTTTACTCTTATTGGCTTCCTTATGGTTTTACCGAATAATATCAAAAGAGAAGAAAAAATCAGAAAAACTATTGCTTAATATTTTACCTAAGGATACCGCCAAAGAACTGAAAGTTAGTGGCAAGGTAAAAGCTCAACAGTACAATTCCGTTTCAGTATTATTTACAGACTTTAAAGGTTTTACTAGCTATTCAGAGAATTTATCGCCAGAGGAATTGGTTAAAACTGTAGACTTTTATTTTTCAAAATTCGATGCCATAATTGATAAACATAACTTAGAAAAAATTAAAACCATTGGTGATGCCTACATGTGTGTTGGCGGTTTGCACGACTCTGAAATAGACCATGCCCAACGAATGGTTACTGCCGCCTTCGAAATTGCTGGATTTGTTGAGGAAACCAAGAAAGATGTCGCAGCAAGTGATTTAACTTTTGATATCCGTATAGGCATTAATTCCGGACCTGTTGTGGCTGGGGTAGTGGGTACAAAAAAATTCGCCTATGATATTTGGGGCGATACCGTAAATGTAGCTTCCCGAATGGAGTCCATGTCGGAACCTGGTAGAATAAATATATCTAACAGTACTTTTGAACTTATAAAAGCTGATTTCAATTGTGATTACCGTGGAGAAATTGAAGCAAAGAATAGAGGGAAAATAAAAATGTATTTTGTTCAAGGTATAAAAAAAGTAGATTTAACCGTGGTAGGATAA
- a CDS encoding M20 family metallopeptidase has product MRKENQIPRRNFVKTSAKAMAILPFLPVLSSINPSNKALKQAEKHRKELIDLLENLIRVQSIEGESAANAQELVKKYLSKLPYLIEESADRPSLYKEHPEYMTPNPAGDGPFTNVVGWPKEQNGKQFAMFSHIDTHSIEKGWSTDPFEPKIIGNKFYGLGTSDDKAGVAAMLVSATILEKMGKPLPVVMSLHGKGGGGRGSLPVFERIRNTDHNLNAILYVHPAETGRGLDDIKNSVQGIADLQLQMSGWRGTPLEIGSVDSAKWDDGGSAVDQCLELLEILRETVYKDVLVNIGIIDGGDRIGSVADKVTVTFRLKFSGNHTWKALVDDSNKVIKEFVAAKSTAENSYTFELKSVGYMTNPGAADWESTESKILRSSITDIMGKEPTAYPNHYAGDIRYPIRLLGIPAYGIGSLGGNFYLPDEWVDIDDLVKLVAVLVDTISGWGNN; this is encoded by the coding sequence ATGAGAAAAGAAAACCAGATTCCTAGAAGAAATTTTGTCAAGACCAGTGCAAAAGCCATGGCTATACTTCCCTTTCTTCCTGTATTGTCATCAATAAATCCATCTAACAAAGCTCTTAAACAGGCTGAAAAACACAGAAAAGAGCTTATTGATTTATTAGAAAATTTAATTAGAGTACAAAGTATCGAAGGAGAATCTGCAGCCAATGCGCAGGAGTTAGTAAAGAAGTACTTATCAAAACTACCCTATCTAATTGAAGAAAGCGCAGACCGCCCAAGTCTTTACAAAGAACATCCTGAATACATGACTCCAAATCCTGCAGGTGATGGTCCATTTACGAATGTTGTTGGTTGGCCTAAAGAACAGAATGGGAAACAATTTGCTATGTTCTCGCATATTGATACCCATTCAATAGAAAAAGGATGGTCTACTGACCCTTTTGAGCCAAAAATAATAGGTAACAAGTTTTATGGCTTAGGCACCTCAGACGATAAGGCGGGAGTAGCGGCTATGTTAGTTTCTGCAACTATTTTAGAGAAAATGGGAAAACCGTTGCCTGTGGTAATGAGTCTGCATGGCAAAGGCGGTGGTGGTCGTGGTAGTCTTCCTGTTTTTGAACGAATACGCAATACTGACCATAATCTTAATGCAATATTATATGTACATCCTGCCGAAACAGGTCGTGGACTCGATGACATTAAAAATTCGGTTCAAGGTATAGCAGACTTACAATTACAAATGAGTGGATGGCGTGGTACACCTTTGGAAATTGGTAGCGTAGATTCAGCCAAATGGGATGATGGTGGTAGTGCAGTTGACCAATGCTTAGAGTTGTTAGAAATTCTAAGAGAAACTGTATATAAAGATGTGCTTGTAAATATTGGAATTATTGATGGTGGTGACCGAATTGGGTCCGTAGCCGATAAAGTAACCGTAACCTTTAGACTTAAGTTTTCAGGAAATCATACATGGAAGGCACTCGTTGATGATTCTAATAAAGTTATCAAGGAATTTGTAGCAGCGAAATCAACTGCTGAAAATAGCTACACCTTTGAACTTAAAAGTGTGGGTTATATGACGAATCCAGGTGCTGCAGATTGGGAATCTACAGAAAGTAAAATTTTACGTTCTTCAATAACTGATATAATGGGGAAAGAACCAACGGCCTATCCCAACCATTACGCGGGCGATATTCGCTATCCTATTCGTTTGCTAGGTATACCGGCATATGGAATTGGTTCTCTTGGTGGAAATTTTTATTTGCCTGATGAATGGGTGGATATTGATGACCTCGTAAAATTAGTGGCCGTATTGGTCGATACGATTTCTGGTTGGGGTAACAATTGA
- a CDS encoding c-type cytochrome translates to MGEKSKKVTETTVPERAPLSKDSQIFLGNRLFSEKTCITCHDVNKEKVGPSVKEIMTIYKEKNGDIVSFLKGKANPIVDTTASQVAIMQANIDGFLKNISDEELKTIATYMLHVDELNPE, encoded by the coding sequence ATGGGAGAAAAATCAAAAAAGGTAACGGAAACTACTGTTCCTGAACGTGCACCATTGAGTAAGGATTCTCAAATTTTTCTTGGGAATCGATTATTTTCAGAAAAAACATGTATTACTTGTCATGATGTAAACAAGGAAAAAGTTGGCCCTTCAGTTAAAGAAATCATGACTATCTACAAAGAAAAAAATGGCGATATCGTTTCATTTTTAAAGGGTAAGGCTAATCCAATTGTGGATACCACAGCTAGTCAAGTGGCCATTATGCAAGCAAATATTGACGGGTTTTTAAAGAATATTTCCGATGAAGAACTAAAAACCATTGCCACATATATGCTTCATGTAGATGAACTAAACCCAGAATAG
- a CDS encoding serine hydrolase domain-containing protein — protein MENTKNKISKKKQLFRIFLFVSTFISLWFVPWILVKAWILPLPNTVQEQVDQSLSYGFDGVIVYVDEAGKPPAFYGSGYHNTEKKIPVNPKALFKIASISKLYDAVAITKLVHDNHLSLDNTLADYFPELIGRIEHAETITIRMMVQHRSGIPNLTKTPNFWNDPPKSSKEALELILDVPADFEPNEDYEYSNTNYLLLSMLIEKVTGQHNFQFIKDNILTPLGLKNTYGSISKIEMDDLMSGYYIGVEEDIKTTDYGSMIASAEDVGIFLRALNDGSLLNEKEMEIYGSIYEFNHGGLIPGYQSMAEYHKDIDAVVVQFMNTTDFEGYQWNLLQITHTRIVKILRKVKQL, from the coding sequence ATGGAGAATACTAAGAACAAGATCAGTAAGAAAAAACAACTATTTAGAATTTTTTTATTTGTTAGTACTTTCATATCCTTATGGTTTGTGCCTTGGATCTTAGTAAAGGCTTGGATATTACCCTTACCAAATACAGTACAAGAGCAAGTAGACCAGTCGTTAAGTTATGGCTTTGACGGTGTCATTGTTTATGTTGATGAAGCCGGAAAACCGCCAGCATTTTATGGGTCAGGTTATCATAATACAGAAAAGAAAATACCGGTAAACCCAAAGGCTTTATTCAAAATAGCAAGTATTAGTAAATTATATGATGCCGTAGCCATTACTAAATTGGTACATGACAACCACTTATCGCTCGATAATACGCTGGCAGATTACTTTCCTGAACTAATTGGCAGAATTGAACATGCAGAAACCATCACTATAAGAATGATGGTGCAACATAGAAGTGGGATACCTAATCTTACTAAAACTCCAAACTTTTGGAATGACCCACCAAAATCAAGTAAAGAGGCTTTAGAACTCATATTGGATGTTCCAGCAGATTTTGAACCTAATGAGGATTACGAGTATTCTAACACTAATTATTTACTGCTTTCTATGCTTATTGAAAAGGTTACAGGTCAACATAATTTTCAATTTATAAAAGATAATATTTTAACTCCTCTAGGACTTAAAAATACCTATGGCTCAATTTCTAAAATAGAGATGGACGATTTAATGAGTGGTTATTACATAGGTGTTGAAGAGGATATAAAAACAACAGATTATGGGTCTATGATTGCCTCGGCTGAAGATGTCGGTATCTTCTTAAGAGCCTTAAACGATGGTTCTTTACTTAATGAAAAAGAGATGGAAATCTATGGGTCTATTTATGAGTTTAATCATGGCGGATTAATTCCAGGATACCAAAGTATGGCAGAATACCATAAAGATATTGACGCAGTTGTTGTTCAATTTATGAACACAACCGATTTTGAAGGCTATCAATGGAATTTATTGCAAATAACACATACGCGAATTGTTAAGATACTACGTAAAGTAAAACAGCTCTAA
- a CDS encoding NAD(P)-dependent oxidoreductase, translated as MTVLVVGASGATGSQLVTQLLHQNNSVKIIVRSPEKLPESWKSNDKLQIITASILNLTDSEMQDLVSDCHAVATCLGHNLTLKGMYGQPRKLVTEATRRLCKAIKANNLKSSVKFVLMNTTGVRNRDIDEPIFFAQKCVIGLLRVLLPPHVDNENAADYLRTQIGQNNSAVDWVAVRPDGLINEDQVNDYEIFQSPTRSAIFNAGKVSRINVAHFMASLINDENLWRKWKGQMPVIYSTAQNN; from the coding sequence ATGACAGTTTTAGTAGTAGGTGCCAGTGGTGCCACAGGTAGTCAATTGGTAACGCAATTGCTGCATCAAAATAATTCAGTAAAAATAATTGTACGGTCTCCCGAAAAGTTACCCGAATCTTGGAAAAGCAATGACAAACTTCAAATTATTACGGCCAGTATTTTAAACCTAACCGATTCTGAAATGCAAGATTTGGTAAGTGATTGCCATGCAGTAGCAACTTGTCTTGGGCACAATTTAACTTTAAAAGGCATGTACGGACAACCTAGAAAATTGGTGACAGAGGCTACCCGGCGCTTATGCAAAGCTATAAAAGCCAACAATTTGAAAAGCTCCGTAAAGTTTGTTTTAATGAACACTACCGGAGTTCGTAATCGTGATATAGACGAACCTATTTTCTTTGCTCAAAAATGTGTTATTGGTCTACTTCGCGTGTTATTGCCGCCTCATGTAGATAATGAAAATGCTGCCGATTATTTACGAACACAAATTGGTCAAAACAACAGCGCTGTTGATTGGGTTGCCGTAAGACCAGACGGATTAATTAACGAAGATCAGGTAAACGATTACGAGATTTTCCAATCCCCCACACGCAGTGCTATTTTCAATGCCGGCAAAGTGAGCCGCATTAATGTTGCTCATTTTATGGCGAGCCTTATTAATGACGAAAACTTATGGAGAAAATGGAAAGGACAAATGCCTGTTATTTACAGTACAGCACAAAACAATTGA
- a CDS encoding DUF6642 family protein, with the protein MLEKRQKVPQEQTTDEDHFIYCLEGVADIETEKVTETQLSLEQLAMNYGIASIYKTCDTIEGLEDSLNALVLDDHNFKDYEIIYMVMTGEANSICLNDYYYSLQEIAEIFEGRLKGKILHFSNAKILDLDEEEAQYFLDITNAKAVSGFGNAFNGVSSANLDKAFFNLFKENDNMFEVVEELHQRHYNVCKLLDFRLYY; encoded by the coding sequence TTGCTAGAGAAAAGACAAAAAGTACCCCAAGAACAAACTACTGATGAAGACCATTTCATTTATTGTTTAGAAGGGGTTGCTGACATAGAAACCGAAAAAGTTACTGAAACGCAACTAAGCTTGGAGCAATTAGCCATGAACTATGGCATAGCAAGTATTTATAAAACATGCGACACTATTGAAGGTTTAGAAGACAGCCTAAATGCACTGGTCTTAGACGACCATAATTTTAAGGATTATGAGATTATCTACATGGTTATGACTGGCGAAGCAAATAGTATCTGCTTAAATGATTACTACTATAGTTTACAAGAAATTGCAGAAATTTTTGAAGGAAGGTTAAAAGGAAAGATTCTACATTTTTCAAATGCAAAAATTCTAGATCTGGACGAAGAGGAGGCTCAATATTTTTTAGATATTACCAACGCAAAAGCAGTTTCTGGCTTTGGAAATGCATTCAACGGCGTAAGCAGCGCAAACCTAGATAAAGCATTTTTTAACCTATTTAAAGAAAATGATAATATGTTTGAGGTCGTAGAAGAGTTGCACCAAAGACACTACAATGTCTGTAAACTACTTGATTTTAGGTTGTATTATTAA
- the ggt gene encoding gamma-glutamyltransferase codes for MKIFFSTLILMLVLFTVEAQDRLTGETFTTRSEILARNGIAATSQPLATQVALDILKQGGSAIDAAIAANAMLGLVEPASCGIGGDIFAIVWSAKDQKLYGLNGSGRAPKSLSIEYFMDKGMKNVPLYGPLPVSVPGCVDGWFQLHEKFGKLPMKEILKPAINYGREGFPVSEVIAYEMASNYDGLKDQPGFAETYMPHGRPPLKGEVFKNPDLATTYEHIAKNGRDAFYKGSIAKTIDAFMKKHNGFLSYDDLASHTSNWVDPVSVNYRGYDVWELPPNGQGTAALQMLNILEGFDIAAMGFGSPEYLHVLTEAKKLAYEDRAKFFADPEFNKIPLEALLSDTYTAKRIDLIDIDKAAETYPAGDMDIETGNTTYLTVADKEGNMVSFIQSIYSEFASGMVPDQLGFVLQNRGQMFNVQDKSHANALEPNKRPFHTIIPAFITKDGKPWLSFGLMGGAVQPQGHAQIVVNLVDFGMNLQEAGDAPRMRHRGSSQPTGSKMTDGGTLYLESGFDSKTLRELNKKGHRIGFGVGMYGGYQAIGVDLENKVYYGASESRKDGQAAGY; via the coding sequence ATGAAGATTTTTTTTTCCACACTAATACTAATGCTCGTACTTTTTACTGTCGAAGCCCAAGATCGCCTTACCGGGGAGACCTTTACCACTCGCTCAGAAATATTGGCAAGAAATGGCATAGCGGCCACTAGTCAACCTTTGGCCACGCAAGTAGCTCTAGATATTTTAAAACAAGGAGGTAGTGCAATTGATGCGGCTATTGCGGCTAATGCAATGCTAGGATTAGTAGAACCTGCTAGCTGTGGTATTGGGGGTGATATTTTTGCTATTGTATGGTCTGCTAAGGACCAAAAACTTTATGGCTTAAATGGAAGTGGACGAGCTCCTAAATCCTTATCCATAGAATATTTTATGGACAAGGGTATGAAGAACGTTCCTTTATATGGCCCTTTGCCAGTTTCCGTTCCTGGCTGTGTGGATGGCTGGTTTCAATTACATGAAAAATTCGGTAAGTTACCCATGAAGGAAATACTTAAACCTGCTATTAATTATGGTCGTGAAGGATTTCCGGTGTCAGAGGTCATCGCTTACGAAATGGCATCTAACTACGACGGATTAAAAGACCAGCCTGGTTTTGCCGAAACCTATATGCCCCATGGCCGTCCGCCATTAAAAGGGGAGGTTTTTAAGAATCCGGATCTGGCGACTACTTATGAGCATATTGCTAAAAATGGACGGGATGCTTTTTATAAAGGGAGTATTGCAAAAACCATTGATGCTTTTATGAAAAAGCACAACGGTTTTTTATCGTATGATGATTTGGCTTCACATACTTCAAATTGGGTAGATCCCGTTTCTGTTAATTATCGTGGTTACGACGTTTGGGAACTCCCGCCAAATGGACAAGGTACCGCAGCATTACAAATGCTGAATATTTTGGAGGGATTTGATATTGCTGCTATGGGCTTTGGCAGTCCTGAATATTTACATGTACTTACAGAAGCTAAAAAACTGGCCTACGAAGATCGAGCAAAATTCTTTGCCGATCCAGAATTCAATAAAATTCCTTTAGAGGCTTTGCTTTCCGATACGTATACTGCAAAAAGAATAGATTTAATTGACATAGATAAGGCTGCGGAAACCTATCCAGCAGGTGATATGGACATCGAAACCGGAAATACAACCTATTTAACAGTTGCTGATAAAGAAGGAAATATGGTTTCTTTTATACAAAGCATTTATTCAGAATTCGCTTCGGGCATGGTTCCGGACCAATTGGGTTTCGTACTTCAAAATCGTGGGCAAATGTTTAATGTGCAAGATAAATCTCATGCGAACGCCTTAGAACCGAATAAACGCCCTTTTCATACAATAATTCCTGCCTTTATTACAAAAGACGGAAAGCCATGGCTAAGTTTCGGACTAATGGGTGGTGCCGTTCAGCCACAAGGACATGCACAAATAGTGGTTAATTTGGTCGATTTTGGAATGAACCTGCAGGAAGCCGGCGATGCACCTAGAATGAGACATCGCGGTAGCTCCCAGCCTACGGGTTCAAAAATGACGGATGGAGGTACTTTGTATTTGGAAAGTGGATTTGATTCAAAAACCTTGAGGGAATTAAATAAAAAAGGACATCGTATAGGTTTTGGTGTTGGAATGTATGGCGGATATCAAGCTATTGGCGTCGATTTGGAAAATAAGGTATATTATGGCGCTTCAGAGTCAAGAAAAGACGGACAGGCTGCGGGATATTGA